CAGCACACCTCCCTCCACCCACTCTCCCTGAGCAAGAAGACAGCCGCCCGCCCGGgcccctcctcttcctgctccaaCCTGGTCAAGAACCCCCTGGGTGACTTTGCCAAGGGTTCCCAGAAGGCCACCTGGCCTGTCCCCTCCAGCACAGAGACAATGTCCAAGGCCCAGGGAACCAGCAAGATGGCCACCCTGGGCTACCACTGCAATGACTACGTGCGCAAGGCAAAGGTTCGCATCAGCATGCCCCACCGGCCCCTAGTCGACATGCCCATGGCCTCCCATCAGGTTGAGGCTGAAAACCACTTCACATACAGCAGGAAGCCCCCAGAGCTGGCCACCACATCTGGCTGTGCTGCCCCCGTGGCTGCTCCTGCTACTGCAGCCTCCGCCTCTGCCTCCGCCAGCACTCTGGCCTACGAGAAGACTGTAGAGCTGCCTCGCCGGGAGATGCCACCCGCCTCAGTGGGCACGTCTGGCGCTGTGCCCCCTATGCTCCACTACCctgtagctggggctggggcCAGCGAGACCCTGGTGACTGCCAGTGGGACTGACCCAGTCTCTGacaagaagaaggaggaggagcacaACTACTCCCTGTTCCTAACCCGAGCCAGGCTGGCCGGGAAAGCCCtcactgaggaggaggaagaggttgaagaggaggaggaagaggaggaggaggtgggggaggacgAAGAGGATGCTGAGGGGGTGGAGCTGGATGAAGATCTTGATGAAGATCATGATGAGGGTTTTGGAAGCGAGCATGAGCTCTCTGAGAATGAtgatgaggaagatgaggaggacgaTGATTATGAGGGGGATAAAGATGATGACATGAGCGACGCCTTCTCCGAGCCAGGTAGCCATATATCAGGTAGACATTCACCTTTTATGAGACTCACATTGGCCCCGAGCCCAAGCATGTACCGTTATAGCAACCATTTTGTTTTTCCACGTGAAGTGAGGTTGGAGTTGCTGCAGGTGCTCTCTTCAGACCGGCAGTTTATTACAAATGTCAGCTTCCTGTAATAGTAATGATCCCGTAGAGTTCTGGATGGGAATATCTTTGTAGCTGCAGAGTCCCACGGAAAGGAAATATCTGATTGGTGAACTTATTCCCTGTTGGGAGTCCCTGGCCTGGCCCATTGTGGTCCAGTGAGTCAGGATTATAAATGGATCTTGAGAATGGGGTCATGTTTCTGCTTTGGGTGGGTGTTAGTGTGACCCTGGCCGTGCTCTGAGATGGAACAGTATAATCAAGGGTTTATTTAAACTGTTTTATATGTGGAAGGCTCTCTGATCGACTCACCCTCTGCCATTTTCTCATCCTCGATCTCtccatcttcatctctctccatattcATCTCTCTACCCTCACCCTTATCTCCCTTGCTAATATTTTCTCTCTGGTCCTTCTTTCTCTCAATTGtgtctcgctctccccctccctcccttcctgttGTGATCAGGATGTGACAATGACGCGGTGGAGGACGTGAAGGGGCTGACGGCAgggatctccaggaagaggggcAAACGCCGCTACTTCTGGGAGTACAGCGAGCAGCTCACCCCCTCCAAGCAGGAATGCTTGCTCAAGCCCTCTGAGTGGGACAGGGAGACCCTGCCCAGCAACATGTACCAGAGGAATGGCCCACACCACGGTGAGACACACTTtgtcataaacacacacatctgGTAAGTGCTGACATGTACAAGCACACAGCACAAAATATCTATTGCACGACAATCATGTGAAGAAGTATGAATTCCCGCATTTACACATGCACTCGATGGAAGCCACACTCTTCATAGTTCATCGATTACAGTAGATCACATCATACAGTACATTCTACCCTGATAATGTATGTAGGTTACAAATGTAACATTGTTATTCCATTATTTATAGtgtactttttttttattttttttaattaatccATTTGAGATACAAATGTGTCTGACTGTCCCTGCTGACTAAGGGACATGTCTCAGTGGTTAACTGGCTCTGTGATTGGCTGTGTGAACAGGGAAGTACACTCTGAAGAAGTCTCGGCGGACAGATGTGGAGGACTTGACCCCTAACCCTCGCAAGCTGCTGCAGATCGGGAACGAGCTGCGTAAGCTCAACAAGGTGATCAGTGATCTGACCCCGGTCAGCGAGCTGCCCCTCACAGCCCGCCCACGCTCCCGCAAGGAGAAGAACAAACTGGCATCCAGGTACTGGATACTCACCTTGAAACCCTGTTCAACTCTTGTTCTACAGAACCTTCTCTTTCTGCTTTGTTACAGTTAACTTTGATACAcgctactactactgtcactactactattagtactactatcactactacaaGTACTAGCACTGCTATCACTACTACGAGTACTAGCACTGCTATCACTACTACGAGTACTAGCACTGCTATCAGTACTACGAGTACTAGCACTGCTATCACTACTACGAGTACTAGCactgctatcactactactactagcactgctatcactactactactagcactgctatcactactactactagcactgctatcactactactactagcacTGCTATCACTACTACGGATAGTACTAGCACTGCTATCACTACTACGAGTACTAGCACTGCTATCACTACTACGAGTACTAGCactgctatcactactactactagcacTGCTATCACTACTACTGATAGCACTGATATCACTACTACTGATAGCACTGATATCACTACTACTGATAGCACtgatatcactactactactactactactagcactgctatcactactactactactagcactgctatcactactactgctattagtactgctatcactactactactactagcactgctattagtactgctatcACTACTAttgctatcactactactattcGTACTACTATTGCTGCTGCTCCTAGTGCTATCGCTGCTAGTAATATCACTGCTAATGGTAACACTGCTAGTACTATAACTGCTAATGCTAACACTGCTagtactatcactactactaatactactactgctactattactactactgctactattactactaatgtcactactactgtcactactactgctactactactgctactactactgctactactactactaatgtcactactactactgctaatgtcactactactactgctaatgtcactactactactgctaatgtcactactactactgctaatgtcactactactactgctaatgtcactactactactgctaatgtcactactactactgctaatgtcactactactgctaatgtcactactactactgctaatgtcactactactgctaatgtcactactactactgctaatgtcactactactactgctaatgtcactactactactgctaatgtcactactactactgctaatgtcactactactactgctaatgtcactactactactgctaatgtcactactactactgctaatgtcactactactactgctaatgtcactactactactgctaatgtcactactactactgctaatgtcactactactactgctaatgtcactactactactactaatgtcactactactactgctaatgtcactgctactactactaatgtcactgctactactgctaatgtcactgctactactaatgtcactgctactactaatgtcactgctactactgctaatgtcactgctactactactaatgtcactgctactactaatgtcactgctactactgctaatgtcactgctactactaatgtCACTGCTACTGCTAAtgtcactgctactactaatgtCACTGCTACTGCTAAtgtcactgctactactaatgtcactgctactactgctaatgTCACTGCTACTGCTAATGTCACTGCTACTGCTAATGTCACTCACTGCTACTGTCACTACTGCTAATGTCACTGCTGCTACTGTACTACTGGTCACTGCTCACTACTACTcactgtctactactactactgctaatgtcactactactactaaggtcactgctactactactactaaggtcactgctactactaatgtcactgctactactaaggtcactgctactactactactactaaggtcactgctactactactactaatggtcactactactactactactaaggtcactgctactactactactaaggtcactgctactactactactaatgtcactactactactactactaaggtcactactactactactactaatgtcactactactactactgctaatgtcactactactactactaatgtcactactactactgctactaatgtcactactactactactaatgtcactactactactgctaatgtcactactactactgctaatgtcactactactactgctaatgtcactactactactgctaatgtcactactactactgctaatgtcactactactactgctaatgtcactactactactgctaatgtcactactactactgctaatgtcactactactactgctaatgtcactactactactgctaatgtcactactactactaatgtcactgctactactaatgtcactactactactgctaatgtcactactactactgctaatgtcactactactactgctaatgtcactactactactgctaatgtcactactactactgctaaggtcactactactactgctaaggtcactgctactactgctaaggtcactgctactactactaaggtcactgctactactactaaggtcactgctactactactaaggtcactgctactactactaaggtcactgctactactactaaggtcactgctactactactactaaggtcactgctactactactactaatgtcactgctactactactatgtcactgctactactactatgtcactgctactactaactactaaggtcactgctactactaatgtcactgctactactaatgtCACTGCTACTGCTAATGTCACTGCTACTACTAaggtcactgctactactactactaatgtcactgctactactactactactaaggtcactgctactactactactaaggtcactgctactactactactaaggtcactgctactactactactaaggtcactgctactactactactactaaggtcactgctactactactactaaggtcactgctactactactactactaaggtcactgctactactactactactaaggtcactgctactactactactactaaggtcactgctactactactactactaaggtcactgctactactactactactaaggtcactgctactactactactactaaggtcactgctactactactactactaaggtcactgctactactactactactaaggtcactgctactactactactactaaggtcactgctactactactactactaaggtcactgctactactactactactactaaggtcactgctactactactactactactaaggtcactgctactactactactaggtcactgctactactactaaggtcactgctactactactactaggtcactgctactactactactaaggtcactgctactactactactaggtcactactactactactactaaggtcactgctactactactactactactaaggtcactgctactactactactactactaaggtcactgctactactactactactactaaggtcactgctactactactactactactaaggtcactgctactactactactactactaaggtcactgctactactactactactactactaaggtcactgctactactactactactactactaaggtcactgctactactactactaaggtcactgctactactactactactaaggtattgctactactactactactggtactctactactactatgtcactactactaataatgtcactgctactactgctaatgTCACTGCTACTggtaacactactactactaatgtcactactactactactaatgtcactactactactaatgtcactactactgtcACTATTACTACTAAGGTCACTGCTACTACTAAGGTCACTGCTACTACTAaggtcactgctactactactactgttactgctactattactactaatgtcactactactactactgtcactactactactactactactactgtcactactactgtcactactactactaatgtcactactactactactactactgtcactactactactactactactactgtcactactactactactactactactgtcactactactactactactactactgtcactactactactactactgtcactactactactactactactactaatgtcgctactactactactaatgtcgctactactactactaatgtcactactactactactaatgtcactactactactaatgtcactactactactaatgtcactactactactaatgtcactgctaatactaatgtcactactactactgctaatgtcactactactactactaatgtcactactactaatgtcactgctactactaaggtcactgctactactaatgtcactactactactgctactactactgctactgtcactactactactgctaccaatgtcataaggtgaatgcaccaatttgtaagtcgctctggataagaacgtctgctaaatgacttaaatgtaaatgtaaatgctactactactaccaatgtcactgctactactaatgtcactgctactactaatgtcactgctactactaatgtcactgctactactaatgtcactgctactactaatgtcactgctactactaatgtcactgctactactaatgtcactgctactactaatgtcactactactaatgtcactgctactactaatgtcactgctactactaatgtcactgctactactaatgtcactgctactactactaaggtcactgctactactactaccaatgtcactgctactactactactgttactgctactattactactaatgtcactactactgctactactgtcactactactgtcactactactactactgtcactactactactactactactaatgtcactactactactactactatactaatgtcactactactactactactactaatgtcactactactactactactaatgtcactactactactactactaatgtcactactactactactgtcactactactactaatgtcactactactactaatgtcactactactactaatgtcactactactactactatgtcactactactactactaatgtcactactactactactaatgtcactactactactactaatgtcactactactactactaatgtcactactactactactaatgtcactactactactactaatgtcactactactactactactaatgtcactactactactactactaatgtcactactactactgctaatgtcactactactactactaatgtcactgctactactaatgtcactactactactactaatgtcactactactactactaatgtcactgtcactactactactaatgtcactactactactactactaccaatgtcataaggtgaatgcaccaatttgtaagtcgctctggataagagctctgctaaatgacttaaatgtaaatgctactactactactaatgtcactgctactactactactgtcactgctactactaactaatgtcactactactactactaatgtcactactactaatactgtcactactcgctctggataagaacgtactgctaaatgacttcaatgtaaatgtaaatgctactactactactaatgtcactactactactgctaatgtcactactactactaatgtcactactactactaatgtcactactactactaatgtcactgctactactaatgtcactgctactactaatgtcactgctactactaatgtCACTGCTTCTACTAATGTCACTGCTTCTACTAATGTCACTGCTTCTACTAATGTCACTGCTTCTACTAAtgtcactgctactactaatgtcactactactactactactactactgtcactactactgtcactactactatgactactaatgtcactactactactactactgtcactactactactactactactaatgtcactactactactactaatgtcactactactactactaatgtcactactactactactactaatgtcactactactactactactaatgtcactactactactactactactatgtcactactactactactaatgtcactactactactactactaatgtcactactactactactactactactaatgtcactactactactactaatgtcactactactactaatgtcactactactactaatgtcactactactactaatgtcactactactactaatgtcactactactactactactactactaatgtcactactactactaatgtcactactactactactatcactactactactaatgtcactactactactactaatgtcactactactactactactaatgtcactactactactactactaatgtcactactactactactaatgtcactactactaatgtcactactactaatgtcactactactactaatgttactactactaatgtcactactactactactaatgtcactactactactactaatgtcactactactactactaatgtcactactactactactactactgtcactactactactactactaatgtcactactactactactactaatgtcactactactactactactgtcactactactaatgtcactactactactactaatgttactactactaatgtcactactactaatgtcactactactactactaatgtcactgCTAATACTAATGTCACtgctaatgtcactactactactactaatgtcactgctactactaaggtcactgctactactactactaatgtcactactactactgctactattactactaatgtcactactactactaatgtcactactactgctactactactaccaatgtcataaggtgaatgcaccaatttgtaagtcgctctggataagagcgtctgctaaatgacttaaatgtaaatgctactactactaccaatgtcactgctactactactactgtcactactactgctactattactactaatgtcactactactactactgtcactactactactactactactgtcactactactactactactactactgtcactactactactactactgtcactactactactactactactactactactactactactactactgctaatgtcactactactactactaatgtcactactgctaatgtcactactactactaatgtcactactGCTAATGTCACTACTGTCACTAatgtctactactactaatgtcactactactaatgtcactactaatgtcactactactactaatgtcactactactactatgtcactactactactaatgtcactactactactaatgtcactactactactaatgtcactactactactactaatgtcactactactaatgtcactactactactactatgtcactactactactactaatgtcactactactgctactactactaccaatgtcataaggtgaatgcaccaatttgtaagtcgctctggataagagcgtctgctaaatgacttaaatgtaaatgtaaatgctgctactactaccaatgtcactgctactattactactaatgtcactactactactactgtcactactactactgtcactactaatgtcactactactactactgtcactactactactactactactactactactgctaatgtcactactactactactgctaatgtcactactactactgctaatgtcactactactactaatgtcactactactactaatgtcactactactactaatgtcactactactactaatgtcactgctactactgtcactactactgctaatgtcactgctaatgtcactactaatgtcactactacgACTAATGACACTACATAAGGGGTGGTCTTGTTATATGTATACCTTTACACAagctgtttgtctctctgttcaGGGCCTGTCGACTGAAGAAGAAAGCTCAGTATGAGGCCAACAAAGTCAAGCTGTGGGGTCTGGGCACAGAATACGGTATGTTGATCCGTTATGTTGAATAATACACTTTTCCCATAGTCAATTTCCCTTTTGATTTCCATTTACTACATACTACACTCCTTCTGTATAATGTGTGGTTTACGGAAGGAAGTTTATTATGTTTTGTGTTTGGCAATAACGCTATTTACAATCTTTCTCTCTAAAAAAAATCACAATTACATTGACCTTGTTTTATTGTTTGTTCCAGATCGGCTTCTGTTTGTCATCAACACCATAAAGGAAGAAATAGTGAACAGAGTGCAGGATATCTGCGACGACAAGGGAACTAGCATGGCTGAAACTCTGGACAAACTCATCCAAGAGACCCTTGGTAAGATGACGATGTATTTTTCGTAAGTAGCAACAGAAATATAGTTTTGAGCCCAAACACAGTTTAAACAATGGCTGTTGTTTTAAAAAAACGTGTTTTTTTTTCTACAGTGAAGTCACCAGTTGCCGGGCAGACGTCTGACTTTGTTAACCAGATCCTAGAGAACACTGGCAAGGGggatcccactggaggactggtcgGGCTGCGTGTACCCACGTCTAGAGTGTAGATGGACCATGTAGAGGTCTGGTGATGGCATACTCAAAGCCATCCGCGCCATTCTTGTCCCACACTGTAACGGCTCACCCTCTGCATGACCATTCCATCCAGGAATCGCATCACCATGCCCTGTGGGAAGATAAACATACCACTCTCCAAATGTATGTATGTCTTCACACTGTGAGCATGCGCTGAAATGAAACTTAGCATCTATCTCTGCACTAATAGTCTGTTACTTGCCATTTGTACACATGGCTAGTGCACGTGGCTAGTGTCTTTAGGGCTGCAGTGTTTGCGAATTCAAAGCCAATATATGAAAAATACCTCCCGAAATGTTTATATTGGAAGAAAAAAAGATGATCAGTTCTAGCTGTAGCCATTTCCTGTAGCGTTGAAACGACCCGTTTCATTCCTGCGTACCTGGGTGGGAAGGGCAACACAGGATGCCGTTATAATTAGAGCGAGACGACGGGATGGCACGAGATATTTGCTATTGAAACGTGAATAGTAACTTGTCAATCCCATGTCACCTTTACTGAACTGTGCTTCTCAGATGAAAAAAAAAACCCAACTTAAAACAGCCACTGGGTATTCCATAGTGTCTGTTGTGGAGGTATAGGGAACGCTTCACACCCGTTGTCTGCTTTCCCATTCTAGCACCGTGGCATTCACATAGGGGGAGATGATGTTACCCAATACTCTCAACCTGCCAACCACATTAaggcaacaaaaacacacaagcaCCTGAATTACTACTAACATTAAGAAAGTCTACTTTGACGGAATGCGCTAAAAATTTGTAGAAGTTGGTGGGTGGGGATACACAGGAATGCAGTGAAATGTTGTTTTGCGATTAGGCCTGATTTTTCAATTCCATTATCCTGTGTTTTTGCAGTTGAGAAGATATTTCAAATAGACTTGAGCAGAAGGCCACTATATACCCATCCGTTGCATGGGAAAAATTCTTAGTCATCTGACTATAAGCTAGATGACGTGATTATAACAACCATTTCCTCGATCTATATACCCTTTGGTTGAAGCGTCTTCAAATGAAAGCGCCATTGGCTTCTTGCAAAGTAGGGATGAGAGGGCTAATAGTTTGAAGTTCCTTAGTTTGGTGTGTTCATATTTGTATTTAATAACAGTACTGTTCATTGTGCCTTGTATTTAAAGTGAGATGATTACACAAGTGGTTGAAGGATAGTGGACCATTTTACACTGAGGGAGAGCAGAACATGGTGCAGGAAAGGTAAAGCGGTTTGTTATGTATTTCTGCTCTTTCAAGCTATTCTGAATGTACATATGAACATGGACCATGTAGATATATGCCACAGAGTCTGTGCATTGTATTATAAGATGGCTCTGACAAAAATGTACTTTGGTTATCGGTACTTGGACTTTGGGGCATGGGATGGGAATGGGAGGGTTAAAAAAGGATATTCGTatagaatttaaaaaatatttgcaCACTATATTTTGATTGCTTTTTGTACCAAAGACACATGCAACGAAAACGGCGACTAGCCAGATAAAGTAAGGTTTTGCA
The Oncorhynchus keta strain PuntledgeMale-10-30-2019 chromosome 11, Oket_V2, whole genome shotgun sequence genome window above contains:
- the LOC118374256 gene encoding CREB3 regulatory factor-like produces the protein MGFLKIFLLSVDIIRRRLGHEVEETFTIRNRDRCSAMPQPGISGMDLPFGDFFQNYTFADQALTSTDLLASNTDPDFMYELDREMTACLSPRVDHFTVGDCKEMECGEHLMELVDSDPAYSSNFEQWDTYWEDLTKYTRFTSCDIWGTKEAGLDDFSSPYQDEEVIARTPTLAQLNSEDSQPPVCDTLYHPDLLIGGQKQHTSLHPLSLSKKTAARPGPSSSCSNLVKNPLGDFAKGSQKATWPVPSSTETMSKAQGTSKMATLGYHCNDYVRKAKVRISMPHRPLVDMPMASHQVEAENHFTYSRKPPELATTSGCAAPVAAPATAASASASASTLAYEKTVELPRREMPPASVGTSGAVPPMLHYPVAGAGASETLVTASGTDPVSDKKKEEEHNYSLFLTRARLAGKALTEEEEEVEEEEEEEEEVGEDEEDAEGVELDEDLDEDHDEGFGSEHELSENDDEEDEEDDDYEGDKDDDMSDAFSEPGSHISGCDNDAVEDVKGLTAGISRKRGKRRYFWEYSEQLTPSKQECLLKPSEWDRETLPSNMYQRNGPHHGKYTLKKSRRTDVEDLTPNPRKLLQIGNELRKLNKVISDLTPVSELPLTARPRSRKEKNKLASRACRLKKKAQYEANKVKLWGLGTEYDRLLFVINTIKEEIVNRVQDICDDKGTSMAETLDKLIQETLVKSPVAGQTSDFVNQILENTGKGDPTGGLVGLRVPTSRV